The proteins below are encoded in one region of Coffea arabica cultivar ET-39 chromosome 4c, Coffea Arabica ET-39 HiFi, whole genome shotgun sequence:
- the LOC113739870 gene encoding putative disease resistance RPP13-like protein 3 gives MADPVISFVIERTGDLLIQKIVFLKDVRQQVERLQNDLVRMRCFLKDADQRQDEDERIRNWVSEIRAAAYDAEDVIEIFASKVEFFTKDQGLITKLTYYPLKIVSLYEIGKEIESLRMRLKEIADSRVEYGIKNLGEGMTTHGEELQRLRRSSPISEDKDIVGFEKMAKSLVAELLKEDKSRRVVSIVGMGGAGKTTLAKKVYNYADIRARFNCRAWVCVSSSYDHKEMLRTIIKQLNPITKELLELLEKMQEQDLEERLYKDLQDKCYLVVLDDVWEVAAWDCLARRAFPDVGTSSRVLLTSRKRDVAQHADAYRHPYELKTLGQEDSWQLFLRKALGHGANAGCPPDLEEVGREIARRCGGLPLAITVIGGLLLGKNKSNTEWENVLNNFGAYLSRSQSEAGKISEAGAILELSYADLPANLKFCFLYLGLFPEDSVISVHKLIHMWVAEGIMQKRDAKNLEETAAYEDVERLCSRNMVQVAEMTVDKRIKSCRVHDLLRELAIRKAEDENFFQIHGTRDDKISAKSRYLAVHSLPLDENYFGSSTPPLRSLLFFNVRYHRKNISLIFKSFRKLRILDLDDAWMYSNLPKEIGEVRLLRYLNLRGTYITRLPRSVGCLRYLQTLDIRATKYTSCRVKVSNFIWKLESLRHLYADEMECDVPLKIEGLRNLQTLSGIRFEDVMHNDMITLTSLQKLGIVVNDRSEIYKLCMHLSEVGSLKTLRLCRYSGTPESQGGLSKLRHVTELKLSNWTMLPPDFPPNLSRLSLKNIFLEDDPMPVLEKLGQLSFLKIKVAFVGPQHMVISRHGFHQLKFLELNHLVVLYEIKVEEGALPQLQCLRIRDCDRLWELPEELKHISTLDTLELVDMPEDFISGLDADLVSSVPNLRIFDSPKERM, from the coding sequence ATGGCTGACCCTGTTATCTCTTTTGTAATTGAGAGAACTGGCGATCTTCTGATTCAAAAAATTGTTTTCCTGAAAGATGTTCGACAACAAGTTGAAAGACTCCAAAATGATCTGGTCCGGATGCGGTGTTTCCTGAAAGATGCTGATCAGAGGCAAGATGAAGATGAGAGGATCCGCAACTGGGTTTCTGAAATCAGAGCTGCGGCCTACGATGCGGAGGATGTCATTGAGATCTTCGCCAGCAAAGTTGAGTTCTTCACAAAGGACCAGGGACTCATCACCAAATTGACGTATTATCCCTTGAAAATTGTGAGCCTCTACGAGATAGGCAAAGAGATCGAATCCTTACGGATGAGGCTCAAGGAGATTGCTGATAGCCGCGTAGAGTACGGTATCAAAAATCTTGGAGAGGGGATGACTACACATGGAGAAGAGCTTCAACGGCTCCGACGATCCTCTCCAATTAGTGAGGACAAGGATATTGTGGGCTTCGAGAAGATGGCAAAATCCCTGGTGGCAGAACTCTTGAAAGAGGACAAAAGCCGCCGTGTGGTTTCAATCGTCGGCATGGGAGGTGCTGGTAAGACAACTCTAGCCAAAAAGGTTTATAACTATGCTGATATCAGGGCAAGATTCAATTGCCGTGCTTGGGTCTGCGTCTCTTCAAGCTACGACCACAAAGAGATGCTGAGAACAATCATAAAGCAACTGAATCCGATAACTAAAGAGCTGCTTGAATTGTTGGAAAAGATGCAGGAGCAGGACTTGGAAGAAAGGCTGTATAAAGATCTACAAGACAAATGTTATCTTGTGGTGCTTGATGATGTATGGGAGGTAGCAGCGTGGGATTGTCTTGCCAGGAGGGCCTTTCCTGATGTTGGCACATCAAGTAGAGTGCTACTTACAAGTCGCAAACGGGATGTCGCCCAACACGCTGATGCTTATAGACACCCGTATGAGTTGAAAACTTTGGGGCAGGAAGACAGCTGGCAGTTGTTCCTCAGAAAGGCATTAGGCCATGGAGCTAATGCTGGGTGTCCTCCGGATTTGGAAGAAGTAGGCAGAGAGATTGCAAGGAGATGTGGCGGTCTACCACTGGCCATAACGGTTATAGGTGGCCTGCTACTAGGCAAGAATAAGTCGAATACTGAATGGGAGAACGTTCTCAACAACTTTGGCGCATACCTATCAAGGAGCCAGAGTGAAGCAGGGAAAATTAGTGAAGCAGGGGCAATTCTGGAATTAAGTTATGCAGACCTCCCTgccaatctgaaattttgctttTTGTATTTGGGTTTGTTTCCGGAAGACTCCGTGATTTCTGTGCACAAGTTGATCCATATGTGGGTTGCTGAGGGAATAATGCAGAAAAGAGATGCAAAAAATTTGGAGGAAACTGCAGCATATGAAGATGTGGAGCGACTTTGTAGCAGAAATATGGTCCAGGTGGCGGAAATGACGGTTGATAAGAGGATTAAAAGCTGCAGAGTCCATGATTTACTGCGAGAGCTTGCAATCAGAAAGGCAGaggatgaaaatttttttcaaatccatGGCACCAGAGATGATAAAATATCAGCCAAATCCAGGTACCTTGCTGTTCATAGTCTCCCTCtggatgaaaattattttggatCTTCGACCCCTCCTCTCCGGTCTCTGCTTTTTTTCAATGTCCGCTATCACAGGAAAAACATTAGTCTTATCTTCAAAAGTTTCAGAAAGCTCAGGATACTAGACCTCGACGATGCTTGGATGTACTCTAATTTGCCAAAAGAAATTGGTGAGGTCAGGCTTCTAAGGTACCTCAATTTAAGAGGCACATACATTACAAGGCTCCCTCGTTCCGTCGGTTGCTTGCGATACCTACAAACTCTTGACATACGGGCAACGAAATACACCAGTTGCAGAGTGaaagtttcaaatttcatttggaagcttgaaagtttaCGGCATCTATATGCGGATGAGATGGAATGTGATGTGCCTCTTAAGATTGAAGGATTGAGGAATCTCCAGACTCTGTCAGGCATACGCTTTGAGGACGTTATGCACAATGACATGATAACTCTGACAAGTCTTCAGAAACTGGGGATTGTAGTGAATGACAGGTCAGAAATATACAAACTCTGCATGCATTTATCTGAGGTTGGAAGCCTAAAGACGTTACGTCTTTGTCGGTATTCGGGAACGCCAGAATCTCAAGGTGGACTTTCTAAGCTCCGTCATGTAACAGAGCTTAAGCTATCCAATTGGACAATGCTGCCTCCTGATTTCCCTCCAAATCTCTCTCGCTTGTCTTTGAAAAACATATTTCTCGAGGATGACCCAATGCCAGTACTGGAGAAGTTGGGACAGCTATCGTTCCTCAAAATCAAAGTTGCATTTGTGGGACCACAGCATATGGTCATTTCTAGGCATGGGTTTCACCAATTGAAATTCCTTGAGCTCAACCACCTAGTTGTTTTGTATGAAATAAAGGTGGAGGAAGGTGCACTGCCACAGCTCCAGTGCCTGAGAATCAGGGATTGCGACAGATTATGGGAGTTGCCGGAAGAGCTGAAGCACATATCTACTCTTGATACGCTTGAGCTTGTGGACATGCCAGAAGATTTCATCAGTGGGCTTGATGCGGACCTGGTATCCAGTGTCCCTAACCTCAGAATATTTGACTCGCCGAAGGAAAGAATgtaa